GCAACGGTGGACCTGCCCGCCGGCGTCAGCTTCGAGCTCGGCGGGGTGAGCGCCGAGCAGGACGAGGCGTTCGCCCAGCTGGGCGCGGCAATGCTCGGCGCGATCCTGCTCGTGTTGCTCGTGATGGTCGCGACGTTCCGCAGCTTCCGCGGGCCGTTCGTCCTCCTCGTCTCGATTCCGTTCGCGGCGACGGGAGCGATCCTGGGCCTGCTCATCACCGGCACGCCCCTCGGCCTGCCGGCGCTGATTGGCCTGCTCATGCTCATCGGCATCGTGGTCACCAACGCGATCGTGCTCATGGACCTCGTCAACCGGCTGCGCGCCGACGGAGCCTCGCTCGCCGAGGCGGTCGAGCACGGTACTCGACTGCGGTTGCGGCCCATCCTCATGACCGCTGCGGCGACCATCTTCGCGCTGATCCCGATGTCGCTCGGGCTCACCGGCGGCGGCGTCTTCATCTCGAAGCCCCTCGCGATTGTCGTGATCGGCGGGCTCATCTCCTCGACCCTGCTCACGCTGATCCTCGTGCCAATTCTCTACACGCTGGTCGAGCGGCGACGCGAGAGGCGCATCGAGCGGCGCGAGATGCGCCGTGCGACGCGTGCCGAACGCCGTGCCGAGCAGCGCGGCGAGGGCCCCGCGGCCGACATCGAGGCGCTGACCGAGGCGTAGTCCGAGGAAAAACCGAATGCTCGCGGCCGGGTGGCGACTCGCTACCCGGCCGCCGGCGTCTTGAGCCCCGACCCGGTCAGCACGACGACTGTGGTCTCTCCCGGCAGGATCGCGCCGCGCGCCCGGAGCTGGGTGAGCGCCGCAGCCGCGGTCGCGCTGGTGGGCTCGACGTACATTCCGGTGCGGGCGAGCGCGTCTCGGGCGCGCAGGATCCCGTCCTCCGGAACCGCGATGCTCTGGCCCCGGGACTCGCGCAGCGCCTCGACCATGAGGGCGAGACGAAGCGGGCTCCGGATCGCCGTGCCCTCCGCCGCGGTGGGGCGGACGGGCCGCTCGTCGCGCTCGCCCCGGAAGGCGGCGTCGACGGGCGAGCAGTTCAGCGGCTGCGCCGCGTGTAACCGTGGCAGCCGGTCGATCGCCCCGGCGCGCAGCAGCTCGCGGAAGCCGAGCGCGCAGCCGAGCAGGCTGCTGCCCGCGCCGACCGGCACGATCACGTGGTCGGGCGCCGTGAAGCCGAGGTCCTCCCAGATCTCGTACGCCAGGGTCTTCGTGCCTTCGAGAAAGAACGCCTGCCAGTTGTGGCTCGCATAGAACCCCTCGCCGCGCGCGAACGCCTCGATGGCCGCATGCTGGGACGCTTCGCGCGGCCCGTCGACGAGGCGCACC
This genomic stretch from Leucobacter sp. CX169 harbors:
- a CDS encoding pyridoxal-phosphate dependent enzyme, producing MTAGAPTGAPEPAYVDPFDGARSPIGVPRWRSDGGRPLLVTPGGGIGRSEIDSAERSLWRYRAALPLAVARPISLGEGCTPLVERDWEGAPARFKLEWFSPTGSFKDRGSSVMLSVLRQQGITRVLEDSSGNGGASVAGYAAAGGLGVTVFAPATTSPAKLAQARAYGAEVRLVDGPREASQHAAIEAFARGEGFYASHNWQAFFLEGTKTLAYEIWEDLGFTAPDHVIVPVGAGSSLLGCALGFRELLRAGAIDRLPRLHAAQPLNCSPVDAAFRGERDERPVRPTAAEGTAIRSPLRLALMVEALRESRGQSIAVPEDGILRARDALARTGMYVEPTSATAAAALTQLRARGAILPGETTVVVLTGSGLKTPAAG